The DNA window ataattGTCTCGATGTCACGTGCATTACTTTGTGATTAAATGAGTGAGCGTGTTGCTCTTTTCCTCTTGAAGCGCGTGTTGTTTATTTTCAAGACGATTACACAACAACTCTAAAATTGTTATTGTGAAAACTTCTTTTCGGCTGCCATGTGACATAAAACCAATTATAACTCGCAAGTGGAGTGCGCGACTTTCACTCATTATCGGACTGTCACTGATTGGACAGTGAATAATCAGTCACGATGTCACTTATCGGACAGAATAATCAGTCACGGTGTCAATGCGGTTCCTTCAACAGCACAAAACGGTCCACTTTCAGCATCGCTTTCcaatctaaataaaaatatcGTTTACAATAAACATCTCAATTCACAATCCTGAGATTGTTTTTGAATGACAAATGGTGGAAAAACATATATTAACTTCACTATGTTGTTGATAAGCCATTTAATTGTGGGGAAAATAATAAGGTAACCATTTTGCCTGTAGATGATGCACGACTTTGCGAAAAGCCATGTAGGcctgcggccattttgtggcacACTCCTCAGTGCTCTATGCAAGCACCGTGCGTGACGGATGGGCAGGGGGTTGGGATGTAACATTATTTGGGGTAACATCCAGTTTACCAAATTTGCTGTCCGTTGCTACAACTCAGCCTCTCAGGGTTTCACCTGCAAAGTTTTACAGGTGTCGACTgttttgcatttcttgaaaataactCATTATACATTTCCATAAGGGACCCTGAAAAGAGTTTACGACAGAACATACCGCTGACacccactagatggcagtgtaACGCTTTGTATGTTTCGTTTAAAACTGACAGTGAACGTGCAGCACTGGACTTGGTTCTTCCTGTATCACCGTCTTCAACTGTGTGAAGAGGAGTTTGATCATAGCATGAATTAATTCGAGCCATTTTAGAGTTTTTAGTGAAGGTTTACATGAATGTAAAAAAGacccttttaaaaaataaatttctcaACTAAAGAATAGTAAAGGCCAAAGTCTTTTTTTAAGAGATGATGGGCCTCAAAATGTGCTTTGCTATAGTATAATATTGATAGAACCGTAACCCAAAACAGTTTTTGTTGgatgttgtgtacttgtttatATATACAATTATTGGGAAAGCTTTGAAAAATAAGAGAATGCATATACAGTCTGTGTGTTGTATCACGTTGATACAAAACTTAAGTCTGCAATATTTTAAGTGAATTCAAATTAAGAACGTATAAcgtaaaaatgtgttaatttcaaaatgttttttttgaagaatgcatttgtagaaaaaataaattaccGATAAAGATCTTAACAAGCTCGTGAAACTTGTAAATTCAATAAATTAGCCAAACCTCAAGTCTGTGGTTTCAGGTTTCCACTTCCGTTCATGCAAATGTCACGCTTCTCTCGCTCAGACGGCAAGTTCGCTTTTTCCGATTCCCTCAACGGCATGTCATCCCTCCGACGGCCACTGGGGGCGCCAGAACATCGGGAAAGAGCAGGAACCGGAACATCTGCGAAGGGTACTTTCTCAGCACATTCTCCGCGCCTTTTTCCGTTACCTTTCCTTCTCCGTTTTCCCTTTAATCCCTAACATTGCATGCACATTTAAAAAGCCGCATATTTATGCTGGTTCAATGCAAGTTAGACAACACAGAACAGCCTGGGATTTGAACTTACGCCCTCCTGACGACCCCCAGGGTCCCACATCCACcgcaacaccccacccacaacCCCACCCACAACCCCACCCCGTCCCCACAACACACGTTGCCCTCCACACCTACTCattaaaagcaaaaacatgACGGAACAACGACCCCTTTACAAGCCTGGCTGTTACAGAGAAAGTAAACACATCAACGGAGTCACAGTTCAGccgtttaaataaaacaaacattaagACATATACAGAATAGAAACattggaacatttttttttttttttatatattttgttattaaGCTCTTTtctgctctctgtgcagagGCTTGTGTTTATGACGACCAGCCCAGGGCAACAAGGCCTTGCTGCAGTCTGCTCACCGCTGACTTCACCTTCCTTTGTTACAAATTGTTACTGGTGTGCCTTCAAATCCCGCTGATGCGCTCATGTCTGATTCTGCAGCTCTGGGGGGGGCAGACGTGTGTCAGGTGTTCAGTTGAGCTCCTGACCGCAGGTTCACACGGCAACCGACAGGTCAGAGTGAGCCAGAGGACCCTTACCTATCCACACAGTCCACACCCATACCTGACCACTGTCCACATCTgtccacacattacacacctctACCTGTGCACACCCTCACCTGTCCACACCTCACCTGTCCACACCCTCACCTGTCCACATCTCCACCTGTCCACATCTCCACCTGTCCATACCTCTACCGGTCCACACCTACACCTGTTCCGCCCCCTCTCGTCTGTCCACAGTTTATACGCTCAAATCCCAACTCAACTGCCGTTTCCACTTCTGAGAAAGGGCCTCATCAAATGAAATGATGACCAGCGGATATGACCATTTGCCACATCACCAATAATGGCAATAAAAGGCTGCAAACAGAGTTCCTTCCTGTTTTCTGTCCGAGTGCAGCTGCTTCAGAAGAGCCCGTCACCGCGCTGCCCAAACGGGGGGTTCTGGCAAGACCGAAATCTTCCAGAAGAGATTACTGGACCCTACGTCAAAGACCGATTACCACATTACAGGCGCTCATAAATCATCGTAATAATCACACTCCATCCGCCCGTTTCAGACTCGATGATTAAGCCGACGGTGTCGCACGCTATAATCAACGTTAATCGCAAAGCCAGGAAGGACCAGCGGTCGAGGCGGGGCAAATTTCGGTGACACCCTCGACAGCCGCCCGTTTCGGAGGTTAAAGGCGTCCCCTAAACGGTGGCTGGCGCGCGGGACGCTCGCCAGGTTTCCGTGGCGATCCACGGTGACACGGCTGTGGTCTGAACCCGGCCCTGGCAGCCACAGGACACACGTCCCGAAAGAGGCACTCACTTCCTGACCCAAAAACAGGGAGCCCTGTGTGGTGGAAAGCAgcggttggaaaaaaaaaaagttcgaGTTAGAGCAGCACGAGTGaaattgatgttttggggggaATTTTTGGGGGAGATGACTGGACTGATGTGAAATGAGGAGGCGCGCCACTGTGTGAAAAGAACACTGATTGGCGaggaatggaaaattgacagatATTTTCATCGATAAACACGCCCACTGGTACGCGATGACATAACATTCCGTTTTGGAACGGAACAtggaagaaagaaataaatgaaagaaacataaaatgaaagACATAAAAACACTGAATGACAAGCGTTtcaggtgtgctcctgccgttgcccctGACCCAGGCACTGACTGGCCTCAGatctggagctggtccccgtgtgctgcactatggctgcccactgctcctaagtaacaaGGACGGGTCAAATacgacaaattaccccacagggataataaagtgtatgttaaatcttatcttattttttctctcaagtagaaaatattagcttgttttgagttgctgtttgcttgagaggtgacattttcttaccccaatagcaaatgttttaaattagtcttatttagcaaaaaaaaggaacataaCTTAAGATTTAGTGGTCTTTCCAGTGAGGAGAGAGATGTCCAGGTGTGAGTTCACCTCCTCAGGCCCTGTGAAGCTCCATGCTCTTTCAAAGGCTGTGTGTTCTTTTACATTTAGTtggaaaagtgtttttatttcttacatgaaaatgcttttaaatgcaagaacACAAAAGACAGAATgacaagacccccccccccccccccccatgatgCAACTTCCCAAATAAATACTTGCCACTCCCCCATACAACTATTtgaaagctaaataaataatgcttaAAAGAGAATAGGGTTTGCACAGCTGACACAGGTAACAGGTGCTacgaaaataataataataattcaaacagATTTAACtcctgcacactcactcacaaaacaAGCTTTAACACAGTAACAAATGTTAAAGAAAAGCATCCTTCCTTTTCTCAAGATGCACTGTGTGGGagtttatttaaacaaaataaaaacactttttgctTCTGATGTCAGGATTAATAAGAGTACTGCACACGTTTATGAAATAACAAGCTGTTATTTAACCAGGACATTGTACAACAAGCAATAATAGCAGCCTCCTTGTCATTGGCCAATACTTATAATAACCTCCCTGCCATTGGCCAATGCTTATAGTAACCGCCTGGTCATTGGCCAACGCTTATAGTAGCCTCCCTGTTCTTGGCCAATGCATataggttggcatttatatagcgcctttatccaaagcactgtccaacggatgcttctcattcacccattcacgcgcacacactcacacaccaatggtgattggctgccatgcaaggcaccaaccagctcttcgggagcatttgggggtcaggcgtcgtgctcaagaacacttcgacacacccagatcgaactggcaacccttccgaatgctcttaccgcctgagctaatgtagCTGCCATTGGCCAACGTCTCCTCCTTGTCTTCAGCGCTGCCATTGTTATCTGAGGGGCTATAAAACATGTGTCCAAAGCCGTTCTCCAGTCCCGGTAACCCCACACTCGGCTCTTTGTCCGTAGCTTTTTGTCCCGGGGTACATGCGGTTCTTGAGCCTGTATGACTCAGTGTAATTTAGAAGGGAGGCTTTACGGGTTAAATGAAACGCTACGCCTCAGCATCGATACCCAGGGCAATTTCAGGAGATAAGTAGTCCACTGGGCGCTTCACATTCAGCGCTGGACCTTATGACAAACACTTTATCCCTTGAGACTAGAGCAAGGGGCAGCGGAAGTGCATTCTGATGATAAAAGGAAACTAATTTGGATTAAATCACCTGAAAGAGCAAAATCCCGAGGGAtgtgggtcaaaggtcaatgaCCAGCACACCTAGTAGAAGGACAAAGTCAGTGGCTCCTCCCTTTATAACGTGGTATATAATTGTAATCTGCAGTAGTCATAACTACATCACATAAAAGCTTTGGAAACAAGGCAGCGTTTCGTTTCGATTCAAGATGTGAACTTGGGTAAAGGACAACTGACGACCGCAGCCTGTGAGAATATTTTCATTTCCAATGCTGCAATAGGCCTAGATTAAGTCTGCAATACTGTCCAGACTTCTAGCAGGCAAACTACTGGGGTGAAATCGGCGTGAAAACAACGGGATCATGAAGGATAATCCTTTCTTCAGCCTAAAAACATAAAGCCGCCCATCATTCAATAAAATGACAGACAAGTCAACGGCAAGTCACAGAATCAAAGGTGGTTTCCCAGTCCCACGGACTTAAAATAGTCCAAAAGTCAAGGTATTAAACATGACCACAAAGAACACATTATGACAATTGTCCTTCTTTGGCAAACACTGAGAACAAGACTTAGATAAAAGACAAACAGGAATGATCTGAACAAAGTGATAGAAGTGGTGGGGGTTCCGTTGTTCAACTGAACATGACATGGCGCGTTTCCAGTTACACCTGCCCGACAGCGTCCACTTAAAACGCACCTCAATCGAGACGCTTGAAGAGCTACTTGGAATCCGTTCAACTACAGTTGTTTTTAACGTTCACTGTCCGAAACGTACTTTGAACACCCTCCCAGAGTGCCCGTCTGTTTCGCCTTAACAATTGCCTTCAGCCGGGCAGTTTAAACGACGACTTTCGTGGTTATTCCAGTAGCAAGAGCTTTAAAACGGTAATTGCAAAGCAAACTTTCTTCTTCCACTTCACGGATTTTCCAGCAGCACAGGAGGAACGATGAGAAAACGACCACCCATTAAATTGTATCTCTGAAAGTTTTCCGACTGGGCTCCCTGCATATATGAAACTATAGCGAACAGTTCTGCCGTTTTATTTGTAAGCGTGTTATAGCACTGATAGGCAACTACACAATGTCATGCATATACACGTAATCCACCAAGACGTTTGGCCGACCTGCATACGGCTACATTTATAATAAAACTATTTCTAACAATATTCCAGCGATACATCTAGCAACCTACCGATTTATGGTTTCTGAGGAACGACTCGTTTTACTTTATTGATTACCCTATCTCTGTGTTTGGGCGAACGGTTGGAAATCCGAGTCGGGAAAAAACGAGCAGCGTTTCCAGGGAAAATATAGCTCTGCGGATTAATTAAACGCGTAACACTTGTTTCCAAATTCCAGGAATGAGTTGAAGCCCGATCCATTTTATCATCTTTGGTAGCCTTGACGATTCACACATGCGCAAGGAgcgagtgggggtgggggcgaaGGGGCGGGTTTTTGGTATATAACAGTTAACGCCGAGAACTTTTGCCTGTCGCCAGAGATTTGGGACAGCTTAATACGACACCTACAATTGCTGCAGCAACCGGGAAACTATTCTACCTTCAACGCTTCTACCAAATACATTTGACTATACAGCTACAACAGACATGGAGGAACAGCAAAGATACGGCCAGCACTCATTCTGTCACACCTGCTTAAGTACAAAAAGAAGACAAACGAAGGTAATATATTAAGAATCCTGTACTGTGCAGACTGTATGTCGTCAAACGTTTCACTGTCCGCGAATACGGATGACTGTCTACTCAAAGGCTACAGCTGTCAAAAGATGAGCGCATCGAGTCATAAAGGCTATTGCATTtgagtttttttgtgtgtgacatAGCTGGGGAACAGGAATAGCGTGTGGTTCACTGGACATCTGAAGTTTTGAAAGAACATGAACATATTTTTGTACACGTTGCATTTCTATTGTGAGGATTATTGCCACTGTGCCTTTTAAAATCGTGACATCTTTGTTCGCGTCTTTAAGACTGCTTGTTTGTTGAACAGCGCGAACACATAGCGAGGGACAGTTGCTAACGGCAGGGGGCGCTGCCATTCGTGTTGCTGGGAAGAGCAAACAAGTATTTAAGAGTAAAGACATTGTTAAAGGGAGCGCTTGAACGCAATTGAATTTAATCTTATAAGACTAAGATTCTAATAACATCACATGGGATAAAATTAGGTATTAATAATACGTAATTTGATAACAAAGGCTACTGTATTTAAGCACAATTTCTATATTGATTGAGCTTTTGAAACATCCAATGGCATTCCAGGTCGGGCAGATCAAAGTGTGTAGAGTTGTCTCGCACAAGCATTTACACAGAAATAACGATCAAACTATGCTGTTATTTTCAAGCTCATCAGAGGTTTGGgtgaaaacacacatgcacgtttTAAAGGTTTCGCATAGGAGGTGTTGGACTTTTGTGGAAAGTATGGCTTGTGATAACGTGTCTGCACTTCGATGACAGAATGGGTACTCTGGAATACCAAGGGGTCTTCAATTACGTAGGctatgtgtgggggggtgttgccATGGCTTAAATAGCTTCTTCTCCCTGCAGATGAGAAAGATGTCCCTCTCAAGTCGAGTGCTGATATTTACGGTGGCACTGACGATGTACGTGGTGGATGCCGGGTCCGGCGAGACTCTGTGTGGCGGAGAACTCGTAGATGCGCTGCAGTTCGTATGTGAAGACAGAGGCTTCTATTTTAGTACGTGTTCCCACTTttcttattgtgtgtgtgtgtgtgtatgtgtgtgtgtgtgtgcgcgcgcgcgtccGTGTGTGAACGCACCTCTTCGATTATAATTTTTGTGCTCGCTGCTCTGAAGGCTATAATATTCTTTAACTGGAtcgttttgtttaattttaattttgcgCGTTTATGTTTTCCGaatcatattatttattattccatGTATCGAGCAGTGCTCGACGTGAGAAGCCTCGTCACATTCACCGTGAACTTGTTTTAATTCTCTTTGTGCCGTTTGTGGGTCAGAGGGGCGAGGTTACACGGGGGTTTTGTGGGGGGATGTCTCTGTGTCAGCTTGTAACTGACAGAGATATTTCAGTGAAAATAGTGGAGCGTGAAGACGCACCGCTTCCTCTGCTGCGCTTCTTGTCGACCTGAGTCGCGCCGCTAAACGAGCAACGATAACCGGTTTTGTTTACTCCCAAATTCCACGGGGGAAAGTGATCTTATTGTAGCCAAAAATGGAATTCAGTCGAACTCCAGTTCGTTCTCGGGCTACCATTTCGCGAGTAGAGATCAGATGAGAATAATCACAAATTGCACGCGTGAACATTAATATAGCAGACTAATTTAAGTAAACGTGAGAAATTTCGTTTGTAATTCATTCATCAGGAACAAAAGTGTTCTTGGACAAAATGGAATAACAGGTAGGCCTATACAAAATCAAAGTCACTGccatattacagtatattcacaaGTGGAATAGGTAGTTAAATTACTTGATGAATGGGtcaatgacaaaaggatttgaCTTTGATACCTGGGACAAAGGACTGACTCAGGTAAATGAAACTGTGGCATGTGTGGGCATGCCCTTCCTTTCCTCTTCATGCAGAGGACAAGTAAACTGtcacaatttaaaaatgttacacACCGGCAGTGCAGTGGAGACGCGGTCTGCCTCCGCTGTCAGAAATGAGCTTTCGCTCGGAAATACAGACACTTGAGATGAAGCGGTTACTACGGCGGGCTGCCGAACTCCACACCCCCGTCTCGCGTCGCGTtcggccccctccccctccccctcctcctcctcctcctccaggcccacgGCTCTGTCCCTTCCCACCAGACCTCGTTCGTCTGACATCCGTCTGTCCTGCACCGTTCTTTCTTCACTGAGCTAGCAGTCAGCCAGTCGGCCAATGAGCAAGGCTATTAGTGTCTATTATGAGCATTTAATCACCAAAacgagtggtgtgtgtgagtgtgagtgtgtgtgtgtgtgtgtgtgtgtgtgtgtgtgtgtgtgtcacgcaTTAACACGTTCACTCACTGCAGCAGCAGGCCTTCCCTCAGTCCAGAATTGATTCTCAgctcttggtcctggagagccacacgGTCTGCTCTGTAGTCCTCAGGTGATTACACAGGTAACTCACCTGGCCCGGGTTCTGGGACTCCCAAACAGGATGTTGATCCGAAGGTGTAAAAGCAGCGGATCCTGTGGCTCTTCCAGACCAAGGTGGCAGGCTCCTATTGGTCAGGATCAATCCGAACAACAAACATTGCTGTTAATGTCAgaattcagattttattttttttaagtataaatgtaaataacacacacacaggaccaaaAGAGCACACAGCGCATGGGAGAAAGGTGGAGATTCAGGAACCAattactgtgtttttttttttgtggttagaaaacaaagaaccgCAAACTTAGTTGTGGCTGCTTTGATTGGACAGCTTAGTGATGACAGAATGTATTAACCCTCACTCTTCCATCAGATGTCTACATCAGAGTCCAAGGGTTTAACGTGAAGTCTCTGCAAGATGGCCACCGGTGAAGCCCCTCctaaactctctctctgtccctctctctccaggcaGGCCGACCAGCAGGTCAAACAGCAGGCGGTCGCAGAAAGGAATCGTGGAAGAATGTTGTTTCCAAAGCTGTGACCTGATGCTGCTGGAACAGTACTGCGCCAAACCCGCCAAGTCAGAGAGGGATGTGTCCGCCACCGCGATGCAGGTCATTCCTGCTTTACCGCCACTGAGCAAGGTGTGTACCGCAAACTCACTGTTATAGCTCTGTTACCGCTAACTCACTGCAGGGTATAGCTCTGTTACCGCTAACTCACTGCAGGTTATAGCTCTGTTTCCGCTAACTCACTGCAGGTTATAGCTGTGTTTCCGCTAACTCACTGCAGGTTATAGCTCTGTTTCCGCTAACTCACTGCAGGTTATAGCTCTGTTTCCGCTAACTCACTGCAGGTTATAGCTCTGTTTCCGCTAACTCACTGCAGGTTATAGCTCTGTTTCCGCTAACTCACTGCAGGTTATAGCTGTGTTACCGCTAACTCACTGCAGGTTATAGCTGTGTTACCGCTAACTCACTGCAGGTTATAGCTGTGTTTCCGCTAACTCACTGCAGGTTATAGCTGTGTTACCGCTAACTCACTGCAGGTTATAGCTGTGTTACCGCTGACTCACTGCAGGTTATAGCTGTGTTACCGCTAACTCACTGCAGGCTATAGCTGTGTTTCCGCTAACTCACTGCAGGTTATAGCTGTGTTACCGCTAACTCACTGCAGGTTATAGCTGTGTTACCGCTAACTCACTGCAGGTTATAGCTCTGTTTCCGCTAACTCACTGCAGGTTATAGCTGTGTTTCCGCTAACTCACTGCAGGTTATAGCTCTGTTACCACTAAACTCACTGCAGGTTATAGCTGTGTTTCCGCTAACTCACTGCAGGTTATAGCTGTGTTACCGCTAACTCACTGCAGGTTATAGCTGTGTTACCGCTAACTCACTGCAGGTTATAGCTGTGTTTCCGCTAACTCACTGCAGGTTATAGCTGTGTTTCCGCTAACTCACTGCAGGTTATAGCTGTGTTTCCGCAAACTCACTGCAGGTTATAGCTGTGTTACTGCTAACTCACTGCAGGTTATGGCTGTGTTTCCGCTAACTCACTGCAGGTTATAGCTCTGTTTCCGCTAACTCACTGCAGGTTATAGCTGTGTTTCCGCTAACTCACTGCAGGTTATAGCTCTGTTTCCGCTAACTCACCGCGGGTTATAAATGCGTTATCACGACTAAGCAAGGTTTATACCGCCAACTCACAGCTGGTTATAGCCGTTTTACCGCCACTGAGCAAGGTGTGTGCCGCGAACTCACTGCCAGTCTGTGATGCGTTCCGGCTAACTCCCCGCAGGTCAGACCTGTACCTGTCCCGCGCTGCTTGCAAAACCGAGCAAGGTGTGCGCCGCCAAACCAGCCGCACTCACACCGCAGCCGCCGAGCGAGGCGTGTGTGACGTCAATGATCCCTTATCACCGTGAGAACGCGCCGCCCCTCTGCGAaccccgcgcccccccccgcccgccccgacGGCCCCTCCCGGCTTTGTTTTCGCAGGAGCCTGCAGGCAGCAGCCGTGGGATTAAAGATGTTAAAAATAAAGTCTTTTATCTGGCGTAACGAGTCGTGCTGAGCAAGTGTCTCTCGGAGCGAAATCTGCTGAGCAaggcggaaaaaaaaaaaacagtgtagTTTCAGCGCACGGGCGGAATGCTCCGGAGGGGGGCGGGCGAACGCTCCAAGGTGAAAGCCTTGTGCACGGCATTCCTGAGCGCGTTCTGCAGGGCACAACACCAGCGGCTCGGTCTCCCGCTGATAACGCAGGCAGCGTACAGTTCCCGGGAAGAGGGTAATACCTGTCTGGGGAGGCCTTTTTTTAGGGGTACAACTGACACCCACCGACTCACTCGGATCTGGGTCAGTTTCGTTCGGGGAAAAACCATGCAAAAATTGGTCCAGATATCGGATTTTCCTTTCGACGGCTGCTCCCACCTCACCtcacttcttttttcttcttaccGGCTCTACTGCACCCATTGAGTCACGCACATACAGTAGCTTAGCATAGGCTAGCCTGCCTACAACTGCCATCCGGCCCACTTGGTGCTTAGCACTCAAAATGTCAAGGGCTGGCTGCAAAGGGCCTGACCCCAACTGAGCCCAGAATGAGAACGGCTCCTTCGGTTCTGGTCAGTTTTTTTATCAGGGTCGGGTGGAAATCACCAGCTctagatggggggggggggggcatttgaACGGGAATGTTGGAATGTTGGAATGCCGGAATGCATACACCTTATCAATGGGAGAGACGTAAGTGGGGGGATCCCCCCGGGCGGGTGTGTGAGGGCGAAAggactgtctctctccccgtATATGCGGGGAGAGGGATTGGGAAGCCAGCCATTATGGCTTCTGTCTTTTAGACCTCTTGGGAATTCGCGAGTGAAGCCTTTATGAGCACAATGGTGTGACCAGGACTCAGTGGGTcaatgccagagagagagagagagagagagagagagactccaaAAACAGGCGCACCACACGTGCGGGACGGACACGCCCGGACACGTCCCGACCCGTCTTCATCGCGCTAGGCCCCGGATCAGTCCTAAACGGCATAATTACCCGTGCGTTATCGTCAGCCGTCGTCTCTGAAAGGGGTgcttgtgtggggggggggggggggggggggctctcccAGGatcctttctcctcctcctcatcatctgctttctgtctctcccgAATGGCAGGAGTCCAGGAGGCACGTGTCGGAGAAGTACTCGAGATACGAGGTGTGGCAGAGGAAGGCGGCGCAGAGGCTGCGCCGGGGCGTCCCGGGGATCCTGCGGGCGCGCAAGTTTCGGCGGCAGGTGGAGAGGGCGCGGGCCCGGGAGCAGGCGCGGGAGCAGGCCCGGGACCAGGCCCGGCTCCACCGGCCCCTCATCACCCCGCCCAGCCGGCTGCCCCCGCCGGCCCTGCGGCCCACGCAGGACTACCCCGTCCACACCCACAAGTGAACCCGCCGCCCGGAGCCTTTGCACAGACAGTCGGACAGAAAGAGACTAGGGGATTATAGCTTTGTTTCTGACGTCATTTCTGTGGCAGTCTTCCTGtttcacatcccccccccccccagcccttcccccctcgccctccccccctccaaccCCGAAAAAACCACCACCACCTTCGTCATCGCCCGTACACGCCCACACAAGCCCGGTCTCCTGTCCCCaactgtccccctctctctgcgtccttcacacacacaagagcgGACAGTTCCACCGAACACCAATTCGGGTGGATCCTACCAGAGAAcaaagagggaaaaagaggagaggaaaagggggatgagagagagatgtacGGCTTGGCGGAGGTCAGGAGGGCCCACGGCGGTCCGCCCTTCACTGCGGAAGAGAATCGGAGGGTGACGGACGACCTCCAGCGTCTCCATCCTACGGCAGTGTCCTCCCATAAAGAACATctctttacttcttttttttctcattagtTTGCACCTATATAACGACAGAGGGATTTCCACACTGTAAggaattgttttgtttaaattatAGATTCCTGTTCCAGCacctttttttaatcacaaaaaaaaagcagacggggaaaaaaaaagtctgcagATTGCACATTG is part of the Conger conger chromosome 15, fConCon1.1, whole genome shotgun sequence genome and encodes:
- the LOC133111888 gene encoding insulin-like growth factor II; amino-acid sequence: MEEQQRYGQHSFCHTCLSTKRRQTKMRKMSLSSRVLIFTVALTMYVVDAGSGETLCGGELVDALQFVCEDRGFYFSRPTSRSNSRRSQKGIVEECCFQSCDLMLLEQYCAKPAKSERDVSATAMQVIPALPPLSKESRRHVSEKYSRYEVWQRKAAQRLRRGVPGILRARKFRRQVERARAREQAREQARDQARLHRPLITPPSRLPPPALRPTQDYPVHTHK